Genomic DNA from Candidatus Neomarinimicrobiota bacterium:
ATTGTAGCGGTAACGCGTAATTCGACGAAGCTTGGCATCCTGATAAAATGCATATCCACCACCCGTGTTTGAGATGAGCCTGAAGTAATCCTCAGTCCCCAAATAATTAATCCAGGGCCAGGGCGTTTTGGGATCCGTGATTACATATTCACGGCGTTCATCATCAAAATATCCGTATTTCAAGACCTATCCTTTGTGTCAATCGTTTGCAAGCTCATCAAACCAGCGTTTTTTCAGCCAGTAGCTGGTTGCTACTGCCAATGCAAAAGCAAACCCCATGGCATACCATTCTCGGATAATGAGATAGACTGGCGCTACTACCAAAGACGTCTGCCAGATGATTCCAACTGCAACATTGCTCAAGTCACGCGCTGCAGAGGCACCTGTTTTAAATTCTGGGTTTTCGTTTAGAACTTCTGCAGCAACTGGCCCCCAGAAGCCCCAGGGACGTACAGTGGTGTAAAAAGATTTGAGATCAGCCATCTCATCGGGTTTCGTCATGAGACTGCCCAGAATACTACCCAGGGCACCAGCACCCATGGTAACAGGGAAATAATACAAATAATCAGAAGCTGGTACGATCTGAGCCAGAACCATGGCAGTGACTATCCCAGAGACCATGCCCCAGAAGTATCCATAGCCATTAAAGCGCCACCAGTGCCATTTCAAGACGTTTGGAATGGTGAAGCCACCCCATAATCCAGTTACGATCCAGCCCATGGCAGAATGGATGCTCTCAGCCTGGGTGCCCATGATAACACCCACCACAACGATGAGGATACTGGCACCATAACTCATCCAGATGACTTTCTTCTCACTGGCATCTGGATTGATATACCTTTTGTAGATATCATTGATCAGATAGGCAGCCCCGGCATTTACAGTGGAGTCAAATGTACTCATATAGGCTGCCAGCAGACCAGCGATAACCAGTCCCGTGACTCCTACTGGGAAAAATTCTCGAATCACAAAGGGCATGAGCATTTCAAAATCGGCAGTCCCTCCCATGCTCCGTAATTCACCACTGAAGAATACCAGTCCAAGTACTGCAATCCCTCCAATCATCAACCAGCGTGGAATAAGGGCCGCTGAAACCATTCCACTCATCATGGCTGATTCTTTGGGACTGCGGGTAGCCAAAACACGCTGCATATCATAGTTGGGAGCGGTTCCAGCCATACTGGTGAGGATTCCCTTGAAGAGCATCATCATCCACACGATGGTGAACATGTTATAGCCATCGGCCTTTATCTTTTCTGTCACAGAGGGAAGTAGACCAGACCAATCCAGGTCAAGCGTATATCCAAACCATAAAGTTTTCCAGCCATCTGGAATGACAGCATTGAGAGCTTCTGGAGCCACATTGCTCATGGCGATAAAGGCAATAAATATTGAGGCGATGGTCAACATGATAAATTGGAATACATCGGTGATTACCACACTGAACATGCCACCCAGGATGACATAGAAGGTGGTGATCCCCATGAGGATCATGGCATAAGTGTCCGGTGTCCAATCCCAGGGCAGAAATGCCGCCGCAAATCGACCAACACCCTGATAGGCATAGATCAGGAAGCTGACTACAGAGATCAGCGCAAAGACCACAATTGCGATTCGCGATAGCTCAGCCCCTCTACCTTTTCCAAACCGAGTTCCGATCCACTCTGCACCAGTCACGACACCACTTCGTCGAATCCACACGGCCAGGTAAATCATGAGAAATATTTGATTAAATGTGGGCCACAACCAGGGAAGCCAGGTGCCTTTGAGTCCATAGACAAAAAGCATGGAGACCAACCACATGGTACCGGCTATATCAAACATGCTGGAGGCATTGGAGACACCCAGGACATACCATGGGATACTTCTACCACCCAGGAAGTAGGCATCCATTCCTTCTCCTGCCCTGCTTCTTAGCCAGAGTCCCATAAGGACTACGGCGACGAGGTAAATAACAATAATAGAACTATCAATAATGTGGAGGGTCATAACCAGATGCTCCTTTGAGGCTGTTTATTCAATTATTTTTCTCAAGCTTTGGTAAATTTTTATAGTAATTCTGGAGCACATAGAAGGCTTTCTTCTTCTCCCCATTGCTGCCAATTAATCCTTTTCTATTCCAGCCATCCTGAATTCCTGGCAATACGCGGCGGGGTGAATGGAAATCAACTAATATCCAGGGGGTTGCTCCCCGTAATTGAGGAATTCTCTGAATCATTTCAATTGATTCTCGATACAGATACTCCTGAAATTCTTCGGTCCAGATGGTGAGACTGTCCCCATGTAACCCTTGAAGCGCACCGCCACCAAATTCAGAGATGATGACAGGCTTGTCTTGATCAATGGCCCACTTGATTTGGTCGCATTTTTCCGGCAAGCCATCATACCAACCGATGTATTGGTTAAAACTCAGGACATCCACATAATCTGCAAAGGGGTCTGATATCTTTCTGGTCAAACCACCTTCGCCCTCCCCATGCATTTCCAGAGCAGCACTGATGAGCCTGGTGGTATCCTGTTGCAAGGTGAAGTCCCGTAGTCGTTTCAGGAAATCCATCCGGGCATCACTGACCGGTGTCTCGTTTGCCATGGACCATATGATGACCGACGCTCGGTTTTTATCGCGTGAGATAACTTCGCTAAGTTGCTGCTGTGCAGTAGCATAGGTCTGTTCATTCTCCCAGGAGATCGTCCAATACACAGGATTCTCTTCCCAGACTAACATTCCCATCTCATCGGCCAGACGAATCATATTTTCACTATGAGGATAATGGGCAAGACGTACATAATTGCATCCCAACTCTTTGGCCCAGCCAAGGAGAAGACGGGCATCTT
This window encodes:
- a CDS encoding Na+:solute symporter; the encoded protein is MTLHIIDSSIIVIYLVAVVLMGLWLRSRAGEGMDAYFLGGRSIPWYVLGVSNASSMFDIAGTMWLVSMLFVYGLKGTWLPWLWPTFNQIFLMIYLAVWIRRSGVVTGAEWIGTRFGKGRGAELSRIAIVVFALISVVSFLIYAYQGVGRFAAAFLPWDWTPDTYAMILMGITTFYVILGGMFSVVITDVFQFIMLTIASIFIAFIAMSNVAPEALNAVIPDGWKTLWFGYTLDLDWSGLLPSVTEKIKADGYNMFTIVWMMMLFKGILTSMAGTAPNYDMQRVLATRSPKESAMMSGMVSAALIPRWLMIGGIAVLGLVFFSGELRSMGGTADFEMLMPFVIREFFPVGVTGLVIAGLLAAYMSTFDSTVNAGAAYLINDIYKRYINPDASEKKVIWMSYGASILIVVVGVIMGTQAESIHSAMGWIVTGLWGGFTIPNVLKWHWWRFNGYGYFWGMVSGIVTAMVLAQIVPASDYLYYFPVTMGAGALGSILGSLMTKPDEMADLKSFYTTVRPWGFWGPVAAEVLNENPEFKTGASAARDLSNVAVGIIWQTSLVVAPVYLIIREWYAMGFAFALAVATSYWLKKRWFDELAND